The Agromyces mangrovi genome contains a region encoding:
- a CDS encoding non-heme iron oxygenase ferredoxin subunit — protein MSAVRVCDVDALEADQAQRFVVEGTPIAVVKDAAGDVHAIGDTCTHGDISLAEGFVEDDTLECWAHGSKFSLKTGKPLTLPAYEPVPVYRVELADGGVFIDPTVTLNV, from the coding sequence GTGAGCGCGGTCCGCGTCTGCGACGTCGACGCGCTCGAGGCCGACCAGGCCCAGCGCTTCGTCGTCGAGGGCACCCCGATCGCCGTGGTGAAGGATGCCGCGGGCGACGTGCACGCCATCGGCGACACCTGCACGCACGGCGACATCTCGCTCGCCGAGGGCTTCGTGGAGGACGACACGCTCGAGTGCTGGGCGCACGGGTCGAAGTTCTCCCTCAAGACCGGCAAGCCCCTCACCCTCCCCGCCTACGAGCCCGTCCCGGTGTACCGGGTGGAGCTCGCCGACGGCGGCGTCTTCATCGACCCGACCGTCACCCTGAACGTCTGA
- the sufC gene encoding Fe-S cluster assembly ATPase SufC — protein sequence MSVLEIKDLHVNVETEQGTREILRGVDLTIRKGEIHAIMGPNGSGKSTLAYTIAGHPKYTVVSGSITLDGEDVLEMSVDERARAGLFLAMQYPVEIPGVTVTNFLRTAKTAIDGQAPAVRGWVKDVRESMANLRMDPAFAERNVNEGFSGGEKKRNEILQLELLKPDFAVLDETDSGLDVDALKIVSEGVNRAKEQTGLGVLLITHYTRILRYITPDYVHVFVAGRVAEEGGPELAERLEEEGYDRYLDGAVVS from the coding sequence ATGTCTGTCCTCGAGATCAAGGACCTCCACGTCAACGTCGAGACCGAGCAGGGCACCCGCGAGATCCTGCGCGGCGTCGACCTGACCATCCGCAAGGGCGAGATCCACGCGATCATGGGCCCGAACGGCTCGGGCAAGTCCACGCTGGCCTACACGATCGCCGGCCACCCCAAGTACACCGTCGTCTCCGGCTCCATCACCCTCGATGGTGAGGACGTGCTGGAGATGAGCGTCGACGAGCGCGCCCGCGCGGGCCTGTTCCTCGCCATGCAGTACCCGGTCGAGATCCCCGGCGTCACCGTCACCAACTTCCTCCGCACCGCGAAGACCGCGATCGACGGTCAGGCTCCCGCCGTGCGCGGCTGGGTCAAGGACGTGCGCGAGTCGATGGCGAACCTGCGGATGGACCCCGCCTTCGCGGAGCGCAACGTCAACGAGGGCTTCTCGGGCGGCGAGAAGAAGCGCAACGAGATCCTCCAGCTCGAGCTGCTGAAGCCCGACTTCGCGGTGCTCGACGAGACCGACTCCGGCCTCGACGTCGACGCGCTCAAGATCGTCTCCGAGGGCGTCAACCGCGCCAAGGAGCAGACGGGCCTCGGCGTGCTGCTGATCACGCACTACACCCGCATCCTCCGCTACATCACGCCCGACTACGTGCACGTGTTCGTCGCCGGACGCGTGGCCGAGGAGGGCGGCCCCGAGCTGGCCGAGCGTCTCGAGGAGGAGGGCTACGATCGCTATCTCGACGGTGCGGTCGTAAGCTGA
- a CDS encoding metal-sulfur cluster assembly factor: MVSTLAPEKFDQVEEALKDVMDPELGVNVVDLGLIYDLGWDDEHDALIIHMTLTSAGCPLTDVLEEQTAQALDGVVDAFRINWVWMPPWGPERITDDGRDQMRALGFAI; the protein is encoded by the coding sequence ATGGTTTCGACGCTGGCACCCGAGAAGTTCGATCAGGTCGAAGAGGCGCTGAAGGACGTCATGGACCCCGAGTTGGGGGTCAACGTCGTCGACCTGGGCCTGATCTACGACCTCGGCTGGGACGACGAGCACGACGCGCTGATCATCCACATGACGCTCACGAGCGCCGGATGCCCGCTGACCGACGTGCTCGAGGAGCAGACCGCGCAGGCCCTCGACGGGGTCGTCGACGCGTTCCGCATCAACTGGGTGTGGATGCCGCCGTGGGGTCCGGAGCGGATCACCGACGACGGCCGCGACCAGATGCGCGCCCTCGGCTTCGCGATCTGA